From the genome of Aspergillus oryzae RIB40 DNA, chromosome 4:
CTATGTCAACAAGTTGCGGGAGGTGGTCAAGAACTCGGCGTTGTCGGGTCCTGTCAAGACCTCTATTGACGTCGAAGAGAGTAACACGGACTCTGCCCACCGGCTTCCGAGCAAGGATGTACCGTTCATCATGCCATCTACCCATGGCGACCCATCTACTCCTTACTATGACCTCCCCGCAGGCAACCTTGTCCCTCACATCATTCCTAACTCGActgttcctcttcgtccAGATTCGATCAAACCACTGCAATTCCTGGCTGGACCAGCGGATGAAAAGTTGGTGATCGCTTTGAAAGCGTTCCTGAAAGACGTTGATCAAATATACGGAATCGAGAAACCAGAGCccaaggaagatgaagtaGTCGATATAGACGAGCTGGGCCAGACAGTCATACGCGACAAGCATACAGGAGACATTCTCAGCGGCGACACATACTACGGGTGGTCTCGCGGGTTTTGCCAacaaatgaagaagaggaatgcGAAATCCAGCTCTCGAAGTCGCAGCCCAAGCCCTCGCAAGAGAAGGCGATACAGTGATAGCTATAGCGACGACAGCAGACGGAGCAGATCGAGGTCCCGGAGTCGTACTCCACCTCGCAGATTTGGCCGGTACGACTCTCGTTCACGTTCTGCATCTCAATCCCGAAGTGGTTCCCGGCGCTCGCGTTCACGCGAGAAATCCTATTCTCCTCGCTCACCATCGCCACCGCGGTCCATACCCGCGCAACACCACAATCAGTTCAATAATGCTGCTCCCCCAGGCTTTCcttcacaaccaccaccgatgCATTTTCAACAAGGCTCACCTGCATTTCCCCAAGGGATGCCAGGAgcacctccacctccacccaaTTACCAGGGTCCGTGgccaccgccgcctccaCCTTTGCCAAACTACGGCCCTTCGAACTTTCCGCCCCCATTCCAACCACAAGGTGGACAGTTTCCTCAGCAGTTTCCCCCGGTACATGTACCACAGGGGCAGCAAATGCCGCCCGGGTCCTATCACTTCCCTCCGCCTCACTCCGGGAGAGGCTGGAACCAGCATGGCTACCCACCTGGTCGTGGATGGAGGTAATTTTGAATGTACAATAAGCTAGCACGATGATAGCccatgagaagaagaatctaATCTGCAATGTACGAATAACACGAATCCATTCAGTAATACCAGATGCACTAGAATAGAGACGAAAGTTGTAATCCAACTCAGGTAAACCAAGTCCTGTACGTCGATTACCCCCACAGCCCAACCACTATAAATACAAGAAATATTCCCTAATTACCCGTAGGCACAGCATGCACCCCGCTTGAAGCCAACCCAGGAGACGAAGAAGCCGCCGCAGCAGACGACGCCGCCAACATCGAACTAGTCATAGCCGCCCAACTCATTGCCATCTCAAGAGGCCGCTGCTTATTTTTTTCCAGAGCTTCCTGTTTATCCTTCATTGCTTTATCGTAGGACTCACATTCCTTGAATAGGTCGGCTCCCTGTTCAACTTTGTCAGCATTCGCTTTGAGACTTTACTTTTTCTTACTCTTTTTGTTAAAAAGGAAGAGTCCATACTTTGTCCCCCGGTTGTCCATTACAACACATGACATCCTTTGTACAATTTTCGTTTGGATCTGTATCGGCCATCGCTTTACCTATCGTTGCACCATATCAGCAGCTGCGCGgcaatatatacaaaaagaCTGAAGGGAAGTCACgtaaagataaaagaaaaaagtacatacaa
Proteins encoded in this window:
- a CDS encoding RNA polymerase II-binding domain-containing protein (predicted protein): MASHQLAIAKASFSAGLLRPDPTSVPRDEITTFHTSFDRALSHCSSANIQTCKEWLLEYVVSSSNRVNVWAKYLVALSGSFSEDRQQPPAKPQQTRPISTKRKRLHILYLLNDLFHHTKYHLDSTAAFSTLTGSLQPYIVELLGYAASYDREKHPKHHRRLDTLLDIWEQHGYYGSDYVNKLREVVKNSALSGPVKTSIDVEESNTDSAHRLPSKDVPFIMPSTHGDPSTPYYDLPAGNLVPHIIPNSTVPLRPDSIKPLQFLAGPADEKLVIALKAFLKDVDQIYGIEKPEPKEDEVVDIDELGQTVIRDKHTGDILSGDTYYGWSRGFCQQMKKRNAKSSSRSRSPSPRKRRRYSDSYSDDSRRSRSRSRSRTPPRRFGRYDSRSRSASQSRSGSRRSRSREKSYSPRSPSPPRSIPAQHHNQFNNAAPPGFPSQPPPMHFQQGSPAFPQGMPGAPPPPPNYQGPWPPPPPPLPNYGPSNFPPPFQPQGGQFPQQFPPVHVPQGQQMPPGSYHFPPPHSGRGWNQHGYPPGRGWR